The genomic stretch TGAGCTTGAATCTCGGCAAAGATGGCCTCAGCGGGGACAAACATTACCGCCCCCTCAGCGGTCTCACCAGGGATAATATATTTTTCAGCGATATCCAAGATGTGCTTACGAACATCGGCCTTAAATTGACGAATCGCCGCTTCTTTCTCGCTAGTGGATAGGTCCGGATCTGTTAGTCGTCGGTAGTTCTCTAGGGGAAATTTGGCGTCAATGACCAGGGCCTTAATAGGTGGAGGCAGGAAAACAACACAATCAGCCCGGCAACCATTAGAGAGACGCTCCTGTAAGGAAAAACATCTTTCGGGCAAAAGTTCCCGAACGATAATGCTCAACTGGGCCTCACCCAAGGCCCCTCGGGCTTGCTTGTTCTGAAGGATCTGCTGGAAGGAAAAAAAATTTTGGGAGATTTCTCTAAGTTGTTCCTGAGTCTGATCTAAACGGTAGAGGAGTTCTCTTAACCTTTGTTCTTGGCCGAAAAGACCCTGGTCAAGCCCTCGGGAGAAGGTATCTTTTACCTCGGCTAGCCCACGATTGATCTCTTCTTTGGTGATCTTTTCAGCCGTTCGAAGACGTATAACTAACCAGATAAGGGCTACCAGGAGCAGACCATCAACCAGGAGCAGAAGCCAAAGACCCTCCTTCATGGAGACTTTCCTTGAGGGACGTAAAGACAGAATGACTGTTTCCGGGACAAAAGGGCCGTCTTTCTAGCGGCCTTAGACAGGGAATCATGGATGATTCCTTCCCGATAAACCAGGTTGGCCGTGTCTTTAGTGGATAGGCCGAAAAGAGAAGGATAAGCACTTCTGTCGTACCCATTGTCAGCCTTTTGGGTAGGCAGGATGGCCTTCAGGAAGGCAACTAATTTCATGGGGAAATTACTACCGACTAGGGCGGGAAAAGACAAGCCTTTTGGCTTCAGGCGGCCTTTCTCTCCTCTACTTCCTGTCGAATGCGCTGATAGGCCTGACGACGTTCTTCCTGAGCGCGTCGCCTAATCTCGTTGATTTCTTCAAAATTTTCTAAGGCCAGAGAGACTACTCGGGGATCAAGGGCCGCACCAGCCATGTCTTTAAGGATACTGGCCACTTTTTTACCATCCATGCTCTTTCGGTAGGGGCGGTCTTCGCAGAGGGCCACGAAGACATCGGCCACGGCCATTATTCTTGACCCCAGGGAAAGGTTGGTATCGTTAAGACGGAAGGGATAACCGCGACCATCAAGCCTTTCATGGTGAAAGGAGGCCCATTGGTTAACTGTCTCAAGGTGAGGGATGGTCTCCAGGATGTGATAGGTAAAATAGGTGTGCCCCCGCATCACACTCACCTCTTCGGCATTAAGGGGGCCAGGTTTGTTAAGGATCTCCTCGGAGACGGCCAGCTTCCCCAAGTCATGAAGATAGCCGGCTACCCGCATAAGCCTCCTTTCCAGCGGTGAGAAGCCGAACATCTCTGCCAGTTTTTCGGCTACCGCGGCCACTCC from Thermosulfuriphilus ammonigenes encodes the following:
- a CDS encoding DNA recombination protein RmuC, whose translation is MKEGLWLLLLVDGLLLVALIWLVIRLRTAEKITKEEINRGLAEVKDTFSRGLDQGLFGQEQRLRELLYRLDQTQEQLREISQNFFSFQQILQNKQARGALGEAQLSIIVRELLPERCFSLQERLSNGCRADCVVFLPPPIKALVIDAKFPLENYRRLTDPDLSTSEKEAAIRQFKADVRKHILDIAEKYIIPGETAEGAVMFVPAEAIFAEIQAHHPDLVELAQRKRVWLASPTTLMAVLTTALAVIKDYSAGEKMAQIRQELGYLAQDFSRFQDHMEKLLRRFDLTYQEAQKLVSTGEKILKRFRQIEEADL